A window of Vigna unguiculata cultivar IT97K-499-35 chromosome 4, ASM411807v1, whole genome shotgun sequence contains these coding sequences:
- the LOC114182290 gene encoding uncharacterized protein LOC114182290, translating to MASSAANSGVSSSSTPLSEPSVYTNYVNVHLSIDKLDGTNYATWASDIKLWLKSQGYEDHLTQSVTTVAADEVSRWTKIDAQLCIVIKSTINSSLKQMFRSYETCSDVWAQAKLLYTNDTQRLYGVCQDLFKVVAPQSPGPMAEYLGKIHALLHEFNELLPPASTPAEELEQRSKFFMLLALHGLSDEYSHVRDQILGSPVVPNFTATSSALLRVPRKQIIDTSTCADDSSVLVSQRDDRNRSRKPGKGRPKCDHCGKLGHKIDKCYALHGRPPRSAAVVHSDPPPRRAPCHFQRLSQMV from the coding sequence ATGGCTTCTTCCGCTGCCAATTCGGGTGTGTCATCTTCAAGCACTCCGCTGTCTGAACCCTCTGTTTATACCAACTACGTCAATGTGCATTTATCCATTGACAAGTTGGATGGCACAAATTACGCGACATGGGCATCCGATATCAAACTTTGGCTCAAGAGtcaaggatatgaagatcatctCACCCAGAGTGTAACTACAGTTGCTGCAGATGAAGTTTCCCGCTGGACGAAAATTGATGCCCAATTATGCATCGTCATTAAGTCCACCATTAACTCTTCGCTGAAACAAATGTTTCGTTCATATGAAACATGTTCAGACGTTTGGGCACAGGCCAAGTTGTTATACACCAATGACACTCAGCGTCTTTATGGTGTTTGTCAGGATCTTTTCAAAGTTGTTGCTCCGCAAAGTCCTGGACCCATGGCTGAATATTTGGGCAAAATTCATGCCCTTCTGCATGAGTTTAATGAGTTATTGCCTCCGGCCTCCACTCCAGCTGAAGAACTTGAGCAACGGTCAAAGTTCTTTATGTTGTTGGCATTACATGGTCTTTCTGATGAATATTCCCATGTTCGCGACCAGATTTTGGGGTCTCCTGTTGTGCCCAACTTCACTGCTACTAGTTCTGCCCTTTTACGTGTGCCAAGAAAACAAATCATTGATACATCTACTTGTGCTGATGATTCATCAGTCTTGGTCTCTCAGCGGGATGATCGCAATCGTTCTCGCAAGCCGGGAAAGGGACGACCCAAGTGTGACCATTGTGGCAAATTAGGCCACAAGATTGACAAATGTTATGCTCTACATGGACGTCCTCCTCGGTCTGCTGCAGTAGTTCACTCTGATCCTCCTCCCCGCAGGGCACCCTGCCATTTTCAACGACTTTCTCAAATGGTATGA
- the LOC114182288 gene encoding CCR4-NOT transcription complex subunit 3-like isoform X1, with protein MGASRKLQGEIDRVLKKVQEGVEVFDSIWNKVYDTDNANQKEKFEADLKKEIKKLQRYRDQIKTWIQSSEIKDKKVSASYEQALVDARKLIEREMERFKICEKETKTKAFSKEGLGQQPKTDPREKAKSETRDWLNNVVGELESQIDNFEAELEGLSVKKGKNKPPRLIHLETSITRHKAHVKKCEFILRLLDNDELSPEQVNDVKDFLDDYVERNQEDFEEFSDVDELYSSLPLDKVDSLEDIVTIPPGLAKVAPVLSLKPLPTSASASQTSEQADDTASQDSNSDVGARTPPPKSSTVSSTATTPVANFATPVSINVTVPNLSSPPPISSVTPGSNSLRSSLEISSVVNASFVSQSSPVKEDEINSFPVRRPSPSLSDVALVRNISRNSLSSQTTNNIPVVSGNTVSSNGPLGSVSSTSEITKRNILVADDRLGSNGMVPPLVSPLSNRMIIPQVARGTDGTSSVDSSNANEGATLSGRVFSPSAIPGMQWRPGSPFQNQNDVGHVRARTEIVPDQRERYLQKFQQVQQQGQSALLNIPSYAGGSHKQFSVQQQNPLLQQFNSQGSPVASQSGVGLGIQSSGLSGISSTSVPQPPISVHSPSSQQSLLSVVSKDPDVGNSTVDESQQQIFPDDSGTESTASTGISKNFMSEDELKSTYAIDSPAGVPASLPEPVQTSRDIDLSPGQPLQSNQRTGNLGVIGRNSTDLGPVGDNFSAFTANSGGVRDQLYNLQMLEAAHLKLPQPKDSERPRTYTPFPFFWVMQKHPTITPPSFPQVQAPIVNNPAFWERVGLEPYGTDTLFFAFYYQQNTYQQYMAAKELKKQSWRYHRKYNTWFQRHEEPKVATDEYEQGTYVYFDFHIANDDMQHGWCQRIKTDFTFEYNYLEDEPIV; from the exons ATGGGCGCGAGTCGGAAACTCCAGGGCGAGATTGATCGTGTCCTGAAGAAGGTTCAGGAAGGTGTTGAAGTCTTTGATAGCATCTGGAACAAG GTTTACGACACGGACAATGCGAACCAGAAGGAGAAGTTCGAGGCTGACCTGAAGAAGGAGATTAAGAAGCTGCAGAGGTACAGGGACCAGATTAAGACTTGGATTCAATCCAGTGAAATCAAAGATAAGAAG GTTAGTGCCTCGTATGAGCAGGCTTTGGTGGATGCACGCAAGCTTATTGAGCGTGAAATGGAAAGATTTAAGATCTGTGAGAAGGAGACAAAGACAAAAGCATTCTCTAAAGAAGGCTTGGGTCAACAGCCCAAAACT GATCCTAGAGAGAAGGCTAAATCGGAGACAAGGGATTGGCTGAACAATGTG GTTGGGGAATTAGAATCTCAGATCGATAACTTTGAAGCTGAGCTTGAAGGACTTTCTGTaaagaaaggaaagaacaaGCCACCCAGATTG ATACATCTAGAAACATCAATCACTCGGCACAAGGCTCATGTAAAGAAATGTGAATTTATCTTGAGGCTACTTGATAATGATGAGCTAAGTCCAGAGCAGGTGAATGATGTCAAAGATTTCTTGGATGACTATGTAGAGCGTAATCAG gAGGACTTTGAAGAATTTAGTGATGTTGATGAGCTATATAGTTCATTACCCCTAGATAAGGTGGATTCACTTGAAGATATTGTAACAATTCCCCCTGGTCTTGCTAAG GTGGCACCTGTGCTTAGCTTGAAGCCTTTGCCAACATCAGCTTCAGCATCACAAACATCT GAGCAAGCTGATGATACAGCTTCTCAGGATAGCAATTCTGATGTTGGTGCAAGAACTCCACCTCCTAAAAGTAGTACAGTTAGTTCTACTGCTACAACACCAGTGGCGAATTTTGCTACTCCTGTTTCTATAAATGTTACAGTGCCTAACTTGTCAAGTCCACCGCCCATTTCATCTGTCACACCTGGTTCAAATTCTCTTCGGAGTTCCTTGGAAATTAGTAGTGTTGTCAATGCTTCATTTGTAAGTCAGTCTAGCCCTGTGAAAGAGGATGAGATTAATAGTTTCCCTGTCCGAAGACCCTCTCCATCACTTTCGGATGTTGCACTCGTAAGGAATATCAGCAGAAACAGCTTATCAAGTCAAACGACAAATAACATACCTGTTGTATCTGGGAACACGGTTTCCAGCAATGGGCCCCTTGGTTCAGTTTCTTCAACTTCTGAAATAACCAAGAGAAACATATTGGTTGCTGATGATAGACTCGGAAGCAATGGGATGGTGCCACCTCTTGTATCCCCTTTAAGTAATAGAATGATTATTCCTCAGGTGGCAAGGGGTACTGATGGAACTTCCTCAGTTGACTCTAGTAATGCCAATGAAGGTGCAACTTTGTCTGGGAGAGTTTTCTCCCCTTCTGCTATTCCTGGCATGCAATGGAGACCTGGAAGCCCCTTCCAGAATCAAAATGACGTG GGTCATGTTCGTGCAAGAACTGAAATAGTTCCTGATCAGAGGGAAAGATATTTACAGAAGTTCCAGCAAGTGCAACAACAAGGGCAAAGTGCCCTTCTTAATATTCCATCTTATGCTGGAGGAAGTCACAAGCAGTTTTCTGTTCAGCAACAGAATCCTCTCTTACAGCAG TTCAATTCTCAAGGATCACCTGTTGCTTCTCAATCTGGTGTGGGACTTGGAATCCAGTCTTCAGGTCTTAGTGGTATTTCTTCCACCTCAGTACCCCAGCCACCCATTTCTGTCCATTCCCCATCTAGCCAACAATCATTGCTGTCAGTTGTTTCTAAAGATCCAG ATGTTGGCAATTCTACGGTTGACGAGTCACAGCAACAGATTTTTCCTGATGATTCGGGGACTGAATCTACTGCCAGTACTGGAATTAGCAAGAATTTTATGAGCGAAGATGAACTGAAATCGACATATGCTATAGACTCTCCG GCAGGAGTACCTGCTTCTCTTCCAGAGCCTGTTCAGACTTCTAGggatattgatttgtctcccgGCCAACCTTTACAATCAAACCAGCGTACTGGTAACCTCGGTGTTATAGGAAGAAATTCTACTGACCTTGGACCTGTTGGTGACAACTTTAGTGCATTCACTGCTAATTCTGGTGGAGTTCGTGATCAGTTATATAATTTACAGATGCTTGAGGCAGCTCACCTCAAACTTCCGCAACCTAAGGACTCAGAACGTCCCAGGACCTATACTCCT TTTCCCTTTTTTTGGGTTATGCAGAAACATCCTACGATAACTCCTCCAAGTTTTCCTCAAGTTCAGGCACCTATTGTTAATAATCCTGCCTTTTGGGAGAGAGTGGGTCTAGAACCATATGGTACTGATACCCTGTTCTTTGCATTTTACTATCAACAG AACACTTACCAACAATATATGGCTGCAAAGGAGCTAAAGAAACAGTCTTGGAGATATCATCGCAAGTATAACACATGGTTTCAACGGCATGAAGAGCCAAAAGTTGCAACAGATGAATATGAGCAAGGAACATATGTGTACTTTGATTTCCATATAGCAAATGATGATATGCAACATGGGTG GTGTCAAAGAATCAAGACTGACTTCACTTTCGAATATAATTACCTCGAAGATGAGCCTATTGTCTAG
- the LOC114182288 gene encoding CCR4-NOT transcription complex subunit 3-like isoform X2, translating to MGASRKLQGEIDRVLKKVQEGVEVFDSIWNKVYDTDNANQKEKFEADLKKEIKKLQRYRDQIKTWIQSSEIKDKKVSASYEQALVDARKLIEREMERFKICEKETKTKAFSKEGLGQQPKTDPREKAKSETRDWLNNVVGELESQIDNFEAELEGLSVKKGKNKPPRLIHLETSITRHKAHVKKCEFILRLLDNDELSPEQVNDVKDFLDDYVERNQEDFEEFSDVDELYSSLPLDKVDSLEDIVTIPPGLAKVAPVLSLKPLPTSASASQTSEQADDTASQDSNSDVGARTPPPKSSTVSSTATTPVANFATPVSINVTVPNLSSPPPISSVTPGSNSLRSSLEISSVVNASFVSQSSPVKEDEINSFPVRRPSPSLSDVALVRNISRNSLSSQTTNNIPVVSGNTVSSNGPLGSVSSTSEITKRNILVADDRLGSNGMVPPLVSPLSNRMIIPQVARGTDGTSSVDSSNANEGATLSGRVFSPSAIPGMQWRPGSPFQNQNDVGHVRARTEIVPDQRERYLQKFQQVQQQGQSALLNIPSYAGGSHKQFSVQQQNPLLQQFNSQGSPVASQSGVGLGIQSSGLSGISSTSVPQPPISVHSPSSQQSLLSVVSKDPDVGNSTVDESQQQIFPDDSGTESTASTGISKNFMSEDELKSTYAIDSPAGVPASLPEPVQTSRDIDLSPGQPLQSNQRTGNLGVIGRNSTDLGPVGDNFSAFTANSGGVRDQLYNLQMLEAAHLKLPQPKDSERPRTYTPKHPTITPPSFPQVQAPIVNNPAFWERVGLEPYGTDTLFFAFYYQQNTYQQYMAAKELKKQSWRYHRKYNTWFQRHEEPKVATDEYEQGTYVYFDFHIANDDMQHGWCQRIKTDFTFEYNYLEDEPIV from the exons ATGGGCGCGAGTCGGAAACTCCAGGGCGAGATTGATCGTGTCCTGAAGAAGGTTCAGGAAGGTGTTGAAGTCTTTGATAGCATCTGGAACAAG GTTTACGACACGGACAATGCGAACCAGAAGGAGAAGTTCGAGGCTGACCTGAAGAAGGAGATTAAGAAGCTGCAGAGGTACAGGGACCAGATTAAGACTTGGATTCAATCCAGTGAAATCAAAGATAAGAAG GTTAGTGCCTCGTATGAGCAGGCTTTGGTGGATGCACGCAAGCTTATTGAGCGTGAAATGGAAAGATTTAAGATCTGTGAGAAGGAGACAAAGACAAAAGCATTCTCTAAAGAAGGCTTGGGTCAACAGCCCAAAACT GATCCTAGAGAGAAGGCTAAATCGGAGACAAGGGATTGGCTGAACAATGTG GTTGGGGAATTAGAATCTCAGATCGATAACTTTGAAGCTGAGCTTGAAGGACTTTCTGTaaagaaaggaaagaacaaGCCACCCAGATTG ATACATCTAGAAACATCAATCACTCGGCACAAGGCTCATGTAAAGAAATGTGAATTTATCTTGAGGCTACTTGATAATGATGAGCTAAGTCCAGAGCAGGTGAATGATGTCAAAGATTTCTTGGATGACTATGTAGAGCGTAATCAG gAGGACTTTGAAGAATTTAGTGATGTTGATGAGCTATATAGTTCATTACCCCTAGATAAGGTGGATTCACTTGAAGATATTGTAACAATTCCCCCTGGTCTTGCTAAG GTGGCACCTGTGCTTAGCTTGAAGCCTTTGCCAACATCAGCTTCAGCATCACAAACATCT GAGCAAGCTGATGATACAGCTTCTCAGGATAGCAATTCTGATGTTGGTGCAAGAACTCCACCTCCTAAAAGTAGTACAGTTAGTTCTACTGCTACAACACCAGTGGCGAATTTTGCTACTCCTGTTTCTATAAATGTTACAGTGCCTAACTTGTCAAGTCCACCGCCCATTTCATCTGTCACACCTGGTTCAAATTCTCTTCGGAGTTCCTTGGAAATTAGTAGTGTTGTCAATGCTTCATTTGTAAGTCAGTCTAGCCCTGTGAAAGAGGATGAGATTAATAGTTTCCCTGTCCGAAGACCCTCTCCATCACTTTCGGATGTTGCACTCGTAAGGAATATCAGCAGAAACAGCTTATCAAGTCAAACGACAAATAACATACCTGTTGTATCTGGGAACACGGTTTCCAGCAATGGGCCCCTTGGTTCAGTTTCTTCAACTTCTGAAATAACCAAGAGAAACATATTGGTTGCTGATGATAGACTCGGAAGCAATGGGATGGTGCCACCTCTTGTATCCCCTTTAAGTAATAGAATGATTATTCCTCAGGTGGCAAGGGGTACTGATGGAACTTCCTCAGTTGACTCTAGTAATGCCAATGAAGGTGCAACTTTGTCTGGGAGAGTTTTCTCCCCTTCTGCTATTCCTGGCATGCAATGGAGACCTGGAAGCCCCTTCCAGAATCAAAATGACGTG GGTCATGTTCGTGCAAGAACTGAAATAGTTCCTGATCAGAGGGAAAGATATTTACAGAAGTTCCAGCAAGTGCAACAACAAGGGCAAAGTGCCCTTCTTAATATTCCATCTTATGCTGGAGGAAGTCACAAGCAGTTTTCTGTTCAGCAACAGAATCCTCTCTTACAGCAG TTCAATTCTCAAGGATCACCTGTTGCTTCTCAATCTGGTGTGGGACTTGGAATCCAGTCTTCAGGTCTTAGTGGTATTTCTTCCACCTCAGTACCCCAGCCACCCATTTCTGTCCATTCCCCATCTAGCCAACAATCATTGCTGTCAGTTGTTTCTAAAGATCCAG ATGTTGGCAATTCTACGGTTGACGAGTCACAGCAACAGATTTTTCCTGATGATTCGGGGACTGAATCTACTGCCAGTACTGGAATTAGCAAGAATTTTATGAGCGAAGATGAACTGAAATCGACATATGCTATAGACTCTCCG GCAGGAGTACCTGCTTCTCTTCCAGAGCCTGTTCAGACTTCTAGggatattgatttgtctcccgGCCAACCTTTACAATCAAACCAGCGTACTGGTAACCTCGGTGTTATAGGAAGAAATTCTACTGACCTTGGACCTGTTGGTGACAACTTTAGTGCATTCACTGCTAATTCTGGTGGAGTTCGTGATCAGTTATATAATTTACAGATGCTTGAGGCAGCTCACCTCAAACTTCCGCAACCTAAGGACTCAGAACGTCCCAGGACCTATACTCCT AAACATCCTACGATAACTCCTCCAAGTTTTCCTCAAGTTCAGGCACCTATTGTTAATAATCCTGCCTTTTGGGAGAGAGTGGGTCTAGAACCATATGGTACTGATACCCTGTTCTTTGCATTTTACTATCAACAG AACACTTACCAACAATATATGGCTGCAAAGGAGCTAAAGAAACAGTCTTGGAGATATCATCGCAAGTATAACACATGGTTTCAACGGCATGAAGAGCCAAAAGTTGCAACAGATGAATATGAGCAAGGAACATATGTGTACTTTGATTTCCATATAGCAAATGATGATATGCAACATGGGTG GTGTCAAAGAATCAAGACTGACTTCACTTTCGAATATAATTACCTCGAAGATGAGCCTATTGTCTAG